Sequence from the Xiphophorus couchianus chromosome 23, X_couchianus-1.0, whole genome shotgun sequence genome:
ttctggttttatgtacagtatattgATATTTGTATAGAAGTAGTGCTTAATTTCTAGAAATACAAATGGAAACAACAGAGGGGCTGCATTCTGGGAATGCtgtgcaaataacattttttacatcTAACCCTTCCTGCCCCTCCCAGCACTCTGCgccacaaacaaactgaaactcGGAGAAGTTCCTCCAGCCTCCTGCGTCTCGTTCGACCTGCCAGCAGGAAGTCGCTCCCCTCCCCGCTACGCCGGCAGTGTGATGAAGCAAACCCAACAGAACACGAACAAACAGGAAGATTTCCCAAAGTTTCTCTGCAAACCATAAAATAAcgtctgaaaatgttttgtttttccctcaaCATGTGAAGTGTTGTTGATGAAGGGTTCATGGTGGCGTCCTGCAGGTGGCGCCGTGTGCGATGACAGCGGTTATCCGACAGAAACTTAGATGGACTTGGAGGAATCCTGTTTGCTGATGAGGACCTCCAGGAGGCGGAGCTTGGCCTTGATCCGCTTGTACTCGCGGTACTTCTCCAGCATCGGCACCCGGTCCTCCTTCTGGACGTTCCTGCAGAATGGAggaaaacaagatggcggcgctCAGCTCTTCCTGCGAGTGCGGGCGACGAACGAACGCGTCACTTCACTTACCTCCCGTTATGCTGATAGAAATCTTCCTCAAACTCTCGGATCGTCTTtctcagtttcttcttctctgatctGGCCTTCCACAGCTGTTCCAGCAGCTCTGGCCTGGAGGATCATGGGAAATGGAGTCAGCAGGTGGTTAAACCAACAGTCTCTAAGTAATTCAGACTATTTTagtatttgaaaagtttttctcattgtaactttcataaaaaagatttttttacatatttgttgaaaaaacgTAGCTCCTTGCTACACTGAAGCTAGCATAGCATGTGGTTAATGGACAGCGCTAaaccccgcctcctggctctgattggctggaggAGATCGATCTCATAAAAAGGTGAAACCATTTTTCGAGTAGGTCCTTACATGGACGAGGCGTTGGAGCTGGACAGGCGCAGGTCCAGCGCCAGCCGCCCGGATCCTTCCTCCATCTTGTCGCTCAGCCCGTCCGGTTGGCTCCTCACTGACTCGCTGCTCGGGGTCACGGCCTCCAAGGCCATGATGACCTCGGAGCTCTGCATCTCTCCGCCGCTGCTCTCGCCCTCCTCCTCGtcgtcttcctcttcctccctctcctccttctcctcttcctcgccacctttctgctcctcctcttcctcctctttgatTTCCCAGAAGTGAGCGGTTTCTCCCTCGATGATTGGCTGGAGGGTCTGGCTGCGCCTCTTGCTGGAGGGAGACACCTGGAGCGGAGGACGGGCGTTAGCGGCGGAGCGCTGACGGGCGTCGGCGGTCGGAGGCGGCCTTACCGTTACCGGACTGATGCTGACTCTCGCCAGCATCTGCTTGACCAGCCTGTAGCGGTCGTAGAGAGGCTTCACCACCAGCCGCTCCTCTCTGGTCACCTGATCACAGAAACACGCCGTCATGCAGCAGCAGCCGGCGGCGGCGGTGCGGCAGCAGGACGGACTTACGGGTCGACCATGGAGGCCTTCGTAGTGCAGCAGGTTCTTCTGAAGGACCATCTTCTCACAGGACAGCTGCTCTTTGGTCATCTTCTGCAGAAACACCATTTAAACCAGGATCTTATAAACGTATCAGTTATTAAAAGAATCTTAATTCACGTTAGACATGATGGCCcagtaaaacaaactgttatttTAACATAATGAACAGATGTTTTCTCACTGAATGTGTTAATTTCTGCAAATATCATCATTTTTTTTGAAGCACTGCCACCCTGTGGTGTGACTCGGTACTACAACTTATTTAATATCGTTTCAGCCTTTAATCCTGTAAAATTACCAAAACAAAGAGATGCCACCTCTTTCATGAACTGGCAACATGTTCATGTAAAATATGCTGAGCTGGTTACCTTGATGTCGTCCGGCCAGCCGTCCTCCTGCCGCTTCCCTTTGACGCGGCGCTGGatcagctccagtgtttctTCTTTGGTGGGGCGTGGGCCCCGGACCTCCCCCGCCGCGTCGTGGCCCTGCTCCAGCGTGGAGCCGAAGCTCTTGGGGAGGGTGTTGCTACGGGGACGGGTCTGCGGGCCCAGCTCGCTCTCCGCACAGTGTTTGGCGTCTGGAGGACGAGAACACATGAAGAAGAGTTAGGATCCACACGGGAACCTTGGAACCGTTTTCTGGACCGACTGGACAGGATCCGATGTTACTCTAAAAATTAtgaacttaaaatgtttttaaaaatctgaaaagtgtggagagATCAGCGCTGcagctaacgattattttatgattattagTTGGATAAAAttcagcagattttttatttaaccacttaagttaattttattattagtaCAAAAATGATGTGAAAAGAATCACTTCTTAATTCTGAACTAAAATAGAATCATTTAGTTaatgtttgatcatttatttgTAGAGCTGATtggatgattattattattattattttttaatcgtgggctctagtgtcccttttttcaaagtaggctgacaggaaagggggaagcaGAGGGggagacatgcggtaaacgtcgtcgggtccgggagtcgaacccgcggcggccgcgtcgaggacacGTTGCCTGAATGTGGGTCTCGCTGACCcgtccgccaccacggcacgcccctggatgattattttttattaataattggaATAAAAGGtgattaataaacttttttttcccagaatttGAATCTGAAGCTAAAGCTGCACTAAAGGAGTTTAtgctaaaacagattttatttcaccttaaatgaaaaatgtttatattttttgtagttttggctTAATGATGTTCTTCTTTCAGCAAATAGCCTTTCTGTCATCAGTTAATGATTAATGGATtacttttaaatttcgttgttcttgtgacaatgacaataaagatttatctatctatctaaattAGCTGAAAGTCGGTTCTGACGCTTCAGATGGAAGCAGATCCTGTGTTAGGgcggcctagttaaagtccagctGTTGAAAACTGTTGTTCTCCATCTAGCCTGACTGAACTGGAGATAAACTCAGAGGAAGTTCGAGGCAGTTCTGACTCAAAGTGGGGTTGAAATaaaaagcatgccacacttttcagatttttaaaaaacagaaactgaagagTTTTTCCTTTCCTCGGTCACAGAGACGGTTTCCTTTAAGGTTCACTAAATACTCATCTCTCCATTCGTCACTCAAGTCAACATGCTGGTTGGACGGCAAACACACCAGTAACACCAGTAACACCAGGCCGTGACTGTGGGAAGTATTCAGAACGTCTACTTACTGGGGGGGTTGTACTTACTGAGGTGACACGGTCTAGAGGCTGAGGCggggtggagggggggggaGGGAGCAAAGTGAGggggtgaggaagaggaggaggaggaagaggaggggggggCAGCGTGGCGTCTGTGTGAATGGAGCAAAGCCTGGTGCCTCAGCGAGCTTCTGGGGGAAAGGAGGTGCTGGCGTCCTGGTggccaatcaatcaatcaatcggTCGTTGGGCAATGGAAGGAGGAAAGTGGAGAGCGGTTGCTCGAGTTATTGAtcgatttattgatttattggtttgAAACAGAGAAACGCTTTTAGCCTCTGCGCCCTCCGTGATCGGAGGAGCGGCGTGCGAGGGTCCTGGGATCTGATCAGCCCGGCGAAAGCAACAAAACGATCAATATTCAATCAATGAGACCGGGGGTGCTCAAACCGCGGCGCCGGGGACATTTGTGGACTCAGTTTCTGCGGTCTCTCCGCAGTTTAAgaataaattaggacaaaaaattaaatctgcttAGAAAGATGTTAGACGCCACACAAAGCGTTGTCATGGTAACTAGGACTCGCTGAACTGGATCCGGTTTTATGGCCaagaaaagatgaaatatttgttcAGTCGAGTCTGAAACAACAACAGgatttaaacacaatatttattactgttattaataacaTAATGTGATATTATCCAACACTCCACAACagggacaaaataaaataaaacaaaattgtgttttgaaatgtttcttacaCTCAACCTAGAAGTTAAACAATAAAGTTCTCAGcaacatttctgcaaataattttggttattgtagattaaagtcaaaattctcagattaaagtttttttccttttcagtgaCTAACAATTATTTCTGGGTTTGATccgtttaaattaaaaacagttcaTGTTTAGATTATTGCCagaaaaattaatcatttttggtgattttattttttcaaattgtcATTTTGAGCCGATGATTTTGGTCCCTGCGACAGAATGTTTGTACACCCCGGGTCCAGACTGCGTGGGAGTCAGAGGTCGTTGCTTCGCCGAACTGAGGTCATCCCAGAGGTCACGGGTTCACAAGGACGCACTGGCACACTGAAGGGTGGGAGCCAACGCCAACATGGCTGCTCACGTTAGAGCGGCAACATGCTGCTGTTAGAGGGGACGAACccgacccccccccccccccccccacacacacacacagcgctCCGTTCTACCTTTAATCTGTCGGCGGATCTTCGTCAGGTCGGTCATCCACTTGAGGACTTTGGGGTTAGCTGCCTTGTCTGCGTGAGACGGCTGCAGAGAAAGGTCAAGAGGTCACGTCAGGAGCTACAGCGGCAGTAAGgtggttctgtttgtgtttctggacCGGGTCCGGTCAGCGCAGAGGAAAGGTCACTCTGGGGATTACAAAGCCTAAACGGAGAGATGCTAACGCTACCTTGTAGTTCCTCTCCTTCTCGAATTGCTCCTCAAactgtttgattttcttcttcagatGCTGCAGCTTCTTGCTAAGCTGATGGGTCACCGAATCTCCCCTCATGGCCTCCCTGGATCCGAACGACGCGCGCCGCGGCCTGAAGAGACAAGTTTGGGTCAGCGCCGCCATGTTTGACGGGTCCAAACAGGAGCGGCGGTTCTGGTCGTACCGCTGCGCCTTGCAGGGCGAGGCGGCGTCCACGTCCTGCTGCAGGAAGCGCTGGGTGCTGTGCGCTCCGAAGTCCAGGAAGCGGCGGGCCAGGATGTGCGGGTGCGAGCGCGAAGAGGACGGCGAGTCGTCCTGCAGTCCGTCGCCGTCGTCCTCCTCGCCGTCGTCCTCCAGCGGCAGCGGAACCATGCGTCCGGCCAGCGGCGACAGCTGCGCCTCGCCGCTGTCCGTGTCATCCTGCCAGGATTTGAACGCCGGAACCGGATCTGGAAGAGAATCCGGGTCAACATCAGAAACGTTTATGGAAACATCAAACCTCTAACTCTCTCCTACAGCAAACAGCGTGGCGAGCTACATCTGAACAACCGTGAGTAGCTCCTCCTCAGCGACGTGCAGGTTGACGCTAAGCCCACCTAGCGTTAGCGCTAAGCTAACAagctgagaggaagaggaggccgTTAAAGTGGCAGCTGCAGGCAGAGTGGAGCCCGGCGTTATCCCAACCGTCAGAAAGGCTCTGAACATGCTTCCTGTGCGGTCGCCATGGCAACCGTTGAGAGGCGGTGACAGGGAGGGCGGTGGGTGAATCGGTGGACATGAAGCAGCTAACTTACCTTGGCCTTCTTTCTGCAGGTGCATACATGAGAAGTCGATGGGAGGGAGGTGGAGATGGGAAAGGGGTGACGCTGTTCGGACgggcagaagaagaagaggaggaggaagaggaggaggaggaagagagatgGAGCCGTGAGATCATCACACAGCGACATTCACTCAACAAACTGAAATGTCAGATTCACACCTTTCTAaccagaaaatgtccaaaaactcAACGTAAAAATTAATCactgaaaataacttttgttcCATGAAGaagcaaagcagcagaaatcagCTGTTTTCTACCAAAGAGGATCCCAGAGATCAAATCTTTACCTATTGAttcagaaaatgcaacaaaatcaTATCAGAGTTACAGAAAGCAGCGTTTGGAGGAGGCGTCCCTCAGGGCTCTGCACTCAGTCCTCTGTTTATCTGGACTTTCATGAGCAAAGTGGACACCGAGCGTCACCGTATGCAAGAGGATCAGAACTAAAACTCCATTCACTTTAAAACCAGACAAATGATGTCAGGAGTTTCTGAACTTCATGATAATCAAACTGGATTAAAATCTGGATTAGACTAATAATCCGGGGCATTTCTGGGAACCTACCCTCCCACCGGTCATCTGGGAACAGCTGGAGGTGGGGGCTGTGGGGGGCGGAGCTTGGTTGGCACGGCGACAGGCGGTTCCTGTTGGCCTCGCTGGTGTTGGCGTTCTGATCGCAGCCGAACGAATCAGAGTCCTGGGAGGAGAGAcggaccaatcagaaccaagaaCACAGAGCCAGTCAGGaaggagaaacaaacagaataaatcaattaatatacagaaacatttaactgcCAAAGCTTGGAAATGAATTCAGGAGCAGCAAGACAACAACAGAGTTTTTGGTTTTAACCCGAGGTTTTCAAAGTGGGGGTCGTGGGCCTCACAGCGGGCATGGCGGTTCCTGACAGGGGTCATGAGATCAATAAGACATCAAGTCTGTTTGAAATTCAAAGTTGTGTCTTTAAATATAGATTAACATGAATATAATATGTAACACATTGTTAAAACGAggctgaaaataataaattttagtcagaaatgaacaaaaattcATTATGTTacaatttctgtattttatgaaaattatcACTTTTTTAACATCAGTGCCTTTATTAAGCCATtactttttattcaaacatgattaaaataCAACTGAAATAAAGGAGCTGCCTAAACACACAGTAGAAATAATgtcttttaatttatatatatttatataaaataactgaaaagcaaaagcaccaaatctgtttatttctgactgaaatACATCATTTTATGCCTCCTTTTATcaatttgttaaatgttggaTTTATATTGTGTATTTAAAGACATAACATtgaaatttaaatagaaatatatatttaaatatgtatatagacaaatgcactgcaaaaacaccaaactgtaGGAAgtaattttgtctaatttctagtgcagatatcttaacatgaaataagtaaaaaaataacttacaagaaacttttcaacaggatgaaatagtttcttttaatccaataattcctttatatgGATAAAATGGagctagttccattggcagattatttcagttatttcacAATCAACTGGCTCTGcgccgtcacctagcaaccccagccaagcctcgaccgtcacctagcaaccccagccaagccccgaccgtcacctagcaaccccagccaagccccgaccgtcacctagcaaccccagccaagccccgaccgtcacctagcaaccccagccaagccccgaccgtcacctagcaaccccagccaaacCCTAGTTCTCGTTCCAGcagcagattttttcacttctaacaaattgaaatttaaaactactttatttatcccaaattgaaattaaaccacattacaagaaaaacatctgCCACTGGAActaagacttaaaaaaatattacttaaggaattattgacttaaaacaaactaaaatgtatTAAGAAGTTAGTTTTGAATACTAAATATTctcactagaaactaaacaaaaatactggcTAGAATCTGCTGGAGGCTCCTGCTCTAAACCACAGCAgagatgttgctgtttttatggTATCTTTGGTTTTATAAATCCAGTTTTAACATCTTTTATGTCTGattaaaatgagaaagtttATCTCCCAGCCGTGGAGGTGAAACGTTCCCAGAAACCTGAACGTCTTCCTGCTACTTACGCAGCGGATGGTGACCGTCTGCTCCATGGCGTCCAGCGGCTGATTGTCCTGCCTGACGGGTGACaccaaaaaaatcatcaaaacaaaacttaaaaaacgACTTCAGCTGTGATTTCTGTTCCTCCGTGTGACGACCCGTCACATGTTCGCCTCCAGACCGACTGGACCAGCTGAGGAAGAgtcacagattaaaaacaaacacagcaggtGGAAAATGCTCCAGAAATTTAGTTCAGAGAAATTAATTCAGAAGAAAACTACATTTGGtggcatttttaatattttgctttcatttaatttattagtaAAATTGATCATAAACAGTTTTACTAAACTGCAGACgtttaataaacttttcaaaatgatGCAAGAATGAGCCATATACTGTTCTTGGTAGGcctgtcagaataatcaataaatcaataaatcaataaatcacatgataaattaaagcacAATAACTTACATTTCCTTGGTtaatcgtttttctcttttcttccatGAACTGGGTgataaagtcttcagtttggtctcaactaaacctttttttaaggACCACTTTGTTTACAGAttcttcataattcattttatttgttgttttgtttttttatgttttccagtttcagtttctccgatggatttaaagtttattaatctttgagaatgtgttctcaTAATTACTATTAAGCCCTTATTAtaaaattacttgaaaatggtgtcaaaacaacattattgtttattgcaataacttatTGATCAGCAACACAATTTTTGttgatataaagaaaataaatctagaaAAATACGATCAAATGAAAAGTGTAGGATATAGTTTAttggtgtttttatctttttttctgtaaaatctgttattgttttaaatctacaatAATTTACAGATCATGTCTAGAGAACTGTGACTGTTGATcagctaaaaatgaaaacagttttgtaattctaataaaaacataaatgctgAGACGTTTGGTGCGTTAAAAGcagcaacaggaagtagaaactCGATCTGGTCACCTGGCAGTGTTGAAGTTCTTCCCAGCATCTTTGGCAGCTTCTGGATCCAGATCCATTCCTGAGCTCTCCTCCACGCCGCCGGCTCCCACTGAATTCTGGGGGAAAATCGACAAACAGCGACGGTTTGATCACGAAGCTTTCCAGAAGCAGAAGAGGCGAGAAGTGAAGAACAGAAAGCAAACTCTGCTGGGAGTCCACCATCGCTGGGTGAATCCCAATTCAGACGTTTCACTTCCTCCCGAACGGAGCGGGACGAACCAAATGAAACCGAAACAAAATGAACCGAAACACTGATCATCCGGAACAAACCGAAACCCTGATCATCTGGAAACATTgtcaagaaaaacacaaagacgtCAGTTATGATTTAAACTTTAGCTGGTTTTAAAACCTGTAAGTCAGAAATCATCTGTTCTGCTGATGCTGGCAAATCAAAATGGGGGTCGAGGGCCACCGGTGGGTCGCGAGATGCTAGCTGGGGGTCGACAGATGATTCTGACAATcctcacaaaacagaaaaaaactaaacgtAGCTTTTTCATAAGATAATCAAATCCAAATGTGTTATGAAATTAATGTACcaataaattttataaaatcaaattaaaaaacttattcatttaaaaatgtgcatggttgtgtcactgtatttattatttaaataaaacaataaatatagaGTGAAAtaattatgtgtattttatatGGCTTAAGAATTAAAActcaattatttttatatcagatCCAATTCGCTCTCTTTcctgaaaaatagaaattacaaatattttccaaagtggcttttatttcaataatcccTTCTTTGAGCTGCAGGATAATTCTCCGTATAAAGTAGTAACATTAGCAGAATGAAtacacaattttaccagaaaaatgtcttcaaactaaaagaaaaacatcattttaataagaaatgttGTCaagatctttttgtttttggtagaaacattgacatttctgtaaatgtccAGAATTAGctatttttcatctgttgtctctttacaatgtttaatttatcctgctaaaaacaaaggttacagaaacaataaatacaaaacaaggaAACTGTAACAGAATAATCATAAAAAGTATAAGCAGTCATTAAAACTGGATCTGCTGTGAGCAGCTCAGGCTGAAATCCTTTCTtctaaataaaagtttcacagTATTACCAAAAGTTTGCTGGTAATACTTTgttgctgatgtgttaaaagatgaaatattttctaatctCTGGAAGATGAAGTGTAAcgtcacaagatgctcaacattcctcactTCATTTTTGCTAGTTTTCATGTAGGAGTTCTCGTAAAATAACTACTTTATTCTCCTATAATTGCAACTGTAACCTTGTAATAtcagtaagaaataaaaatggtagATGGGGATTTAAAGGGCCAGCAGCGCAGAAAAGCTGGTCAGAGAAACGTTGAGCTTTAAATGTGCGAGAGGACGAGACGTCCAGGCAGCGGAGACACTTTGTCCTCTCTCTAAATTTATCTACAAACTA
This genomic interval carries:
- the fam13b gene encoding protein FAM13B isoform X2, whose product is MRKSVSPLPGNEGEGSASTARVFGVPLEEVTHVHTVSGHEVPALVKHIVDYIEEHGQLDLEGLFLVNGNAERVDWLRQRYDSGEEVELEKEADLASAVSLLRLFLQELPEPVIPTALQGHILQLYQDYSNEEELCRNLKYLLQQLPHVNYGLLRFLCRFLASVASLQPDSWTVGALAAVFGPDIFHLSAEREDIQDQESVSRVLAELLDNQEGLFDSEDDDVSTTNDYSSINEQITELLDDEKCEAECEELPQDGEEGPAASDSHSHTDDDRRASSHLSPMSILPADSAEIIQRTIRAAVEQHFFELKTNISKRMSPSEPEEQGCHDDEEEEEEQQTDAEDSPCDAERETPLEQSEQQLSESDTENSVGAGGVEESSGMDLDPEAAKDAGKNFNTARQDNQPLDAMEQTVTIRCDSDSFGCDQNANTSEANRNRLSPCQPSSAPHSPHLQLFPDDRWEDPVPAFKSWQDDTDSGEAQLSPLAGRMVPLPLEDDGEEDDGDGLQDDSPSSSRSHPHILARRFLDFGAHSTQRFLQQDVDAASPCKAQRPRRASFGSREAMRGDSVTHQLSKKLQHLKKKIKQFEEQFEKERNYKPSHADKAANPKVLKWMTDLTKIRRQIKGRQHLLSPRSSLRHQALLHSHRRHAAPPSSSSSSSSSPPHFAPSPPLHPASASRPCHLNAKHCAESELGPQTRPRSNTLPKSFGSTLEQGHDAAGEVRGPRPTKEETLELIQRRVKGKRQEDGWPDDIKKMTKEQLSCEKMVLQKNLLHYEGLHGRPVTREERLVVKPLYDRYRLVKQMLARVSISPVTVSPSSKRRSQTLQPIIEGETAHFWEIKEEEEEEQKGGEEEEKEEREEEEDDEEEGESSGGEMQSSEVIMALEAVTPSSESVRSQPDGLSDKMEEGSGRLALDLRLSSSNASSMPELLEQLWKARSEKKKLRKTIREFEEDFYQHNGRNVQKEDRVPMLEKYREYKRIKAKLRLLEVLISKQDSSKSI
- the fam13b gene encoding protein FAM13B isoform X3, which encodes MRKSVSPLPGNEGEGSASTARVFGVPLEEVTHVHTVSGHEVPALVKHIVDYIEEHGQLDLEGLFLVNGNAERVDWLRQRYDSGEEVELEKEADLASAVSLLRLFLQELPEPVIPTALQGHILQLYQDYSNEEELCRNLKYLLQQLPHVNYGLLRFLCRFLASVASLQPDSWTVGALAAVFGPDIFHLSAEREDIQDQESVSRVLAELLDNQEGLFDSEDDDVSTTNDYSSINEQITELLDDEKCEAECEELPQDGEEGPAASDSHSHTDDDRRASSHLSPMSILPADSAEIIQRTIRAAVEQHFFELKTNISKRMSPSEPEEQGCHDDEEEEEEQQTDAEDSPCDAERETPLEQSEQQLSESDTENSVGAGGVEESSGMDLDPEAAKDAGKNFNTARQDNQPLDAMEQTVTIRCDSDSFGCDQNANTSEANRNRLSPCQPSSAPHSPHLQLFPDDRWEASPLSHLHLPPIDFSCMHLQKEGQDPVPAFKSWQDDTDSGEAQLSPLAGRMVPLPLEDDGEEDDGDGLQDDSPSSSRSHPHILARRFLDFGAHSTQRFLQQDVDAASPCKAQRPRRASFGSREAMRGDSVTHQLSKKLQHLKKKIKQFEEQFEKERNYKPSHADKAANPKVLKWMTDLTKIRRQIKDAKHCAESELGPQTRPRSNTLPKSFGSTLEQGHDAAGEVRGPRPTKEETLELIQRRVKGKRQEDGWPDDIKKMTKEQLSCEKMVLQKNLLHYEGLHGRPVTREERLVVKPLYDRYRLVKQMLARVSISPVTVSPSSKRRSQTLQPIIEGETAHFWEIKEEEEEEQKGGEEEEKEEREEEEDDEEEGESSGGEMQSSEVIMALEAVTPSSESVRSQPDGLSDKMEEGSGRLALDLRLSSSNASSMPELLEQLWKARSEKKKLRKTIREFEEDFYQHNGRNVQKEDRVPMLEKYREYKRIKAKLRLLEVLISKQDSSKSI
- the fam13b gene encoding protein FAM13B isoform X1 → MRKSVSPLPGNEGEGSASTARVFGVPLEEVTHVHTVSGHEVPALVKHIVDYIEEHGQLDLEGLFLVNGNAERVDWLRQRYDSGEEVELEKEADLASAVSLLRLFLQELPEPVIPTALQGHILQLYQDYSNEEELCRNLKYLLQQLPHVNYGLLRFLCRFLASVASLQPDSWTVGALAAVFGPDIFHLSAEREDIQDQESVSRVLAELLDNQEGLFDSEDDDVSTTNDYSSINEQITELLDDEKCEAECEELPQDGEEGPAASDSHSHTDDDRRASSHLSPMSILPADSAEIIQRTIRAAVEQHFFELKTNISKRMSPSEPEEQGCHDDEEEEEEQQTDAEDSPCDAERETPLEQSEQQLSESDTENSVGAGGVEESSGMDLDPEAAKDAGKNFNTARQDNQPLDAMEQTVTIRCDSDSFGCDQNANTSEANRNRLSPCQPSSAPHSPHLQLFPDDRWEASPLSHLHLPPIDFSCMHLQKEGQDPVPAFKSWQDDTDSGEAQLSPLAGRMVPLPLEDDGEEDDGDGLQDDSPSSSRSHPHILARRFLDFGAHSTQRFLQQDVDAASPCKAQRPRRASFGSREAMRGDSVTHQLSKKLQHLKKKIKQFEEQFEKERNYKPSHADKAANPKVLKWMTDLTKIRRQIKGRQHLLSPRSSLRHQALLHSHRRHAAPPSSSSSSSSSPPHFAPSPPLHPASASRPCHLNAKHCAESELGPQTRPRSNTLPKSFGSTLEQGHDAAGEVRGPRPTKEETLELIQRRVKGKRQEDGWPDDIKKMTKEQLSCEKMVLQKNLLHYEGLHGRPVTREERLVVKPLYDRYRLVKQMLARVSISPVTVSPSSKRRSQTLQPIIEGETAHFWEIKEEEEEEQKGGEEEEKEEREEEEDDEEEGESSGGEMQSSEVIMALEAVTPSSESVRSQPDGLSDKMEEGSGRLALDLRLSSSNASSMPELLEQLWKARSEKKKLRKTIREFEEDFYQHNGRNVQKEDRVPMLEKYREYKRIKAKLRLLEVLISKQDSSKSI